The genomic window AATCTCGCAAATCACACCATCAACATTAATAATCGGCATTGATATTGCCAAAGACAAACACGTGGCACGGGCACAAGACGATCGAGGAATTGAATTTGGAAAACGCTTGATCTTTGAAAATCGCATACATGGTTTCCAAATGCTTTTAGATTGGGTGAATCGACACCAAAAAGAAAATGATAAGAACCATGTGATTTTTGGGGTTGAACCAACCGGGCCCTACTGGTTAAATCTCGCTTATTTCCTTACCGCAAAGGGCTATGACTTTGTGCTAGTCAATCCGATGCATGTAAAGAAAAGCAAAGAGCTTGATGACAACTCTCCAACAAAAAACGATACAAAAGACGCCAGAGTGATTGCACAGCTGATTAAAGACGGCCGATACTCCGTACCAAATCTCTTAGACGGCATTTACGCGGAACTAAGAGAAGGCGTCAAAATAAGAGATCAGCTCACTCAACAGCTTGCCATCACAGAAGGACGTATTCAAAATTTGATTCAACGTTATTTTCCGGAGTTTTTCGATGTTTTCGGGGATTGGGAAGGAAAAGCAGCTCTTTGCACGCTAAAACTGTTTCCATTTCCTTCTCAAATTAAAGAAATGACACCTGAAGAGATTCTCTCAAAGTGGAAGCCATTTGTACAACGAGGAGTTGGAATGAAGCGAGCAACGAAACTAGTGGAAACGGCCAAAAAGAGCATTGGAATTCAAATCGGGATTCAGTTTGCCAAACGTGAAATGGAATATCTGATTGACCAATATGAGCTTTATCAAACGCAGTTGGAAGAGTTGGATCAGGAGCTAGAAGCTCTTGTAGAAACGATCCCAGGTGCTAAGCAAATGATGAATATTTCTGGGTTAGGTGTTACAACAGTCGCTCTATTCTTCGCTGAAGTGGGTGATCTCACAAAGTACAGTCACCCTCAGCAATTAGTTAATCTGGCAGGCCTTTCATTACGTGAGCATAGTTCTGGAAAATTTAAAGGACAAACCAGAATAACGAAACGGGGACGAAGCAGGCTGCGTAAAGCTCTGTACCTAGCGATTCGGCCACTCGTTGCCCATAATCCAACTTTTAAAGCTTTACATCAATACTATACAAAACGATCTGAAAGGCCTTTAAAAAAGCAACAGTCTCTCATCGCTTTGTGTTGTAAGCTATTACGTGTCTTATTTGTCATTGGTCAAAAACAGTGTGAATTTGATGGTTCAAAATTATTGCAAGGCTTGCCTCAAATTACATTACAAGTTGCTTAAACCGATTTATTAACCAATTTGTTAATCAAATTACTATCGAATACTTCAAGTATTTCTAAAGACAAACACCAATAGTGCCGAGTCGGAGTTTATTTTTACCATACGGGCTTATGACCCAGCTGAGGAGCTTATCCGACCTCCACCTCATGGATACGCAGGACGAAGGAATGTATGGATCCC from Bacillus methanolicus includes these protein-coding regions:
- a CDS encoding IS110 family transposase, producing the protein MNYTQNRKISQITPSTLIIGIDIAKDKHVARAQDDRGIEFGKRLIFENRIHGFQMLLDWVNRHQKENDKNHVIFGVEPTGPYWLNLAYFLTAKGYDFVLVNPMHVKKSKELDDNSPTKNDTKDARVIAQLIKDGRYSVPNLLDGIYAELREGVKIRDQLTQQLAITEGRIQNLIQRYFPEFFDVFGDWEGKAALCTLKLFPFPSQIKEMTPEEILSKWKPFVQRGVGMKRATKLVETAKKSIGIQIGIQFAKREMEYLIDQYELYQTQLEELDQELEALVETIPGAKQMMNISGLGVTTVALFFAEVGDLTKYSHPQQLVNLAGLSLREHSSGKFKGQTRITKRGRSRLRKALYLAIRPLVAHNPTFKALHQYYTKRSERPLKKQQSLIALCCKLLRVLFVIGQKQCEFDGSKLLQGLPQITLQVA